A genome region from Anopheles stephensi strain Indian chromosome 2, UCI_ANSTEP_V1.0, whole genome shotgun sequence includes the following:
- the LOC118504300 gene encoding O-phosphoseryl-tRNA(Sec) selenium transferase, with translation MNDTTLKSIAKSLVPENYLALANDARLERDKEIKLLLEQRKLPTYGWSDTMIEYFVRELALLDSNNFPSRCGVGEREGRVICDLVRRRHYNFSHGIGRSGNLTDAQPKAVGSTIMANLTNCLVRDWIRSAGIPTCARATVIPVATGMAMMLVLRTVHAKRPAASYVLWSRVDQQSCFKSILAAGLTPIIIDCIAHQEDVPGVAIKPFATDLPAFVSKIEELGADRICCIVSTTSCFAPRSSDDVIELSKLCQRYDIPHLVNNAYGLQSTYFSHQLAQGARVGRIDAFVQSTDKNLLVPVGGAIVAGFRPDTVEAVAKLYPGRASGSQSLDVLMTLLSLGRRGYEKLMTERKEAHAMLLEGMVKLAEAHGERILPCRNPISIAMSLASFEATAGRLEMIGSMLQKRGVSGCRVVSTADSKTIDGNTFLRWGSHSSRCSVPYLTASASLGMEPQDVTNFLSKLDGVLRKYRTKDKGDGS, from the exons ATGAACGACACAACGCTAAAATCGATCGCAAAGAGCCTTGTTCCGGAAAATTATTTGGCCCTAGCGAACGATGCACGCCTGGAACGGGATAAAGAAATCAAACTGCTGCTCGAACAG CGAAAGTTACCCACCTACGGATGGAGCGATACGATGATCGAATACTTTGTGCGGGAGCTAGCCCTGCTGGACAGTAACAATTTTCCCTCCCGCTGTGGTGTAGGCGAACGCGAAGGACGTGTGATTTGTG ATCTCGTGCGCCGAAGGCATTACAACTTTTCTCACGGCATTGGACGTTCCGGAAATCTAACCGATGCACAGCCGAAAGCGGTTGGTTCAACGATAATGGCAAACCTAACGAACTGTCTGGTGCGCGATTGGATTCGATCGGCTGGCATTCCTACCTGTGCACGGGCGACCGTTATTCCCGTCGCTACAGGCATGGCCATGATGCTTGTTCTGCGAACGGTTCACGCCAAACGACCCGCCGCAAGCTACGTCCTATGGTCCCGCGTAGATCAGCAATCGTGCTTTAAGAGCATCCTGGCGGCCGGATTAACGCCCATCATTATCGATTGCATAGCGCACCAGGAAGACGTGCCAGGCGTTGCGATAAAGCCCTTTGCCACCGACCTTCCTGCGTTTGTTTCGAAAATTGAAGAACTGGGTGCGGATCGTATCTGTTGCATCGTATCCACGACGAGTTGTTTCGCACCGCGAAGCAGTGACGATGTGATCGAACTGTCCAAACTGTGTCAACGGTACGATATACCGCACCTGGTGAACAATGCGTACGGTTTGCAGAGTACGTACTTTAGCCACCAACTGGCCCAAGGCGCACGGGTCGGAAGAATCGATGCGTTTGTACAAAGCACCGATAAGAATCTGCTCGTGCCGGTCGGTGGTGCGATAGTGGCGGGATTCCGACCGGATACGGTCGAAGCCGTTGCGAAGCTATATCCTGGCCGTGCTTCCGGGTCGCAGTCGCTGGACGTGCTGATGACGCTGCTATCGTTGGGCAGGCGGGGCTATGAAAAGCTAATGACGGAACGAAAGGAGGCACACGCAATGCTGCTGGAAGGAATGGTCAAGCTGGCAGAAGCTCACGGTGAACGTATTTTACCCTGTCGCAATCCAATTTCGATCG CAATGTCACTCGCATCGTTTGAAGCGACTGCCGGTCGACTGGAAATGATTGGCTCTATGCTACAGAAGCGTGGTGTATCGGGTTGCCGTGTAGTGAGCACCGCGGACAGCAAAACCATCGACGGTAACACGTTCCTTCGCTGGGGATCGCACAGTTCGAGGTGCAGCGTACCTTACCTCACGGCCAGTGCCTCCCTGGGCATGGAGCCGCAGGATGTGACGAACTTTCTCAGCAAGTTGGACGGTGTGCTGCGTAAGTATCGCACGAAGGATAAGGGGGATGGAAGCTAA